A window of the Acidithiobacillus thiooxidans ATCC 19377 genome harbors these coding sequences:
- a CDS encoding ArsR/SmtB family transcription factor, with protein sequence MNSKDNDPRCLIRCFEPAKVAAVRMRLEQDESDIKAVVRIFDVLGNRTRLRILLALASEELCVCDIAHVLNLSISAASHQLRALHDREWLHMRNDGKMVYYRTDPQKIKHLLSVTNAFLEERIA encoded by the coding sequence ATGAACTCCAAAGATAATGATCCGCGTTGTCTCATCCGCTGCTTCGAGCCGGCCAAAGTCGCAGCCGTGCGCATGCGTCTGGAACAAGACGAATCCGATATCAAAGCCGTTGTGCGCATTTTTGATGTCCTGGGAAATCGAACGCGTCTACGCATCCTGCTCGCTTTGGCTTCCGAAGAACTTTGCGTCTGTGACATTGCGCACGTGCTTAACCTCAGTATCAGCGCAGCTTCCCATCAATTACGTGCGTTACACGACCGGGAATGGTTGCACATGCGCAACGATGGAAAGATGGTCTATTACCGCACTGATCCTCAGAAAATAAAACATCTGCTCAGCGTTACAAATGCCTTTCTGGAGGAGCGTATCGCTTAA
- a CDS encoding glutathione S-transferase translates to MLTLIHFDFCPFCQRVRLALGYKGIVFNEQPARFYGPEHFQSISGFDRLPVVEYPDGSRQGESLEIIAELDRRFPETPPLWRGAISDKEWEGVQAWRARISGLLFRLIAPTLPQYASLGQDSRAMTYYRDRMESWLGDTLEGLQERRKEWYAGMEADLQEVTERVAHHGFYNPVFSVADTLITGDLTGLRLLEDIQLPPELTAYFARVEAAAHISLLPTGG, encoded by the coding sequence ATGCTGACGCTCATTCATTTTGACTTCTGCCCTTTCTGCCAGCGGGTGCGTTTGGCACTGGGTTACAAGGGAATCGTTTTTAATGAGCAGCCAGCACGCTTTTATGGTCCAGAGCACTTCCAATCGATTAGCGGTTTTGATCGACTACCTGTTGTCGAGTACCCCGATGGAAGTCGCCAGGGCGAATCTCTGGAGATCATCGCAGAACTGGATCGCCGTTTTCCGGAGACACCGCCGCTCTGGCGCGGAGCCATTAGCGACAAGGAGTGGGAAGGGGTGCAGGCATGGCGCGCGCGCATCAGTGGCCTGCTATTTCGACTGATCGCGCCCACATTGCCGCAATATGCCAGTCTCGGACAGGATTCCCGCGCAATGACTTATTACCGGGACCGTATGGAGAGTTGGCTGGGAGATACGCTGGAGGGGCTGCAGGAGCGTCGTAAGGAGTGGTATGCCGGAATGGAGGCCGATCTCCAGGAAGTTACCGAGCGCGTCGCCCACCATGGCTTCTATAATCCCGTGTTTTCTGTGGCCGACACGCTCATTACCGGGGATTTGACCGGCTTACGTCTTCTGGAGGATATCCAGTTGCCTCCGGAACTGACTGCTTATTTCGCACGCGTAGAAGCGGCTGCCCATATCTCGCTTCTGCCCACCGGGGGATAG
- a CDS encoding ArsR/SmtB family transcription factor, with product MPEASCPARLLSPIFKVLAEPNRLSILCALGTECRPVTDIIRATELPQTNVSFHLRILREAGLVRAERRGSFVYYCLPDPELLGILESLQAWVGAHTPLLSPDEDVDGSTSPLDRRTRSCG from the coding sequence ATGCCGGAAGCGTCCTGCCCCGCTCGATTGCTCAGCCCGATTTTCAAAGTCCTGGCCGAACCGAACCGGCTGTCCATCCTTTGTGCGTTGGGGACGGAATGCCGACCAGTCACCGACATCATCCGTGCCACCGAGCTACCCCAAACCAATGTCTCCTTCCACTTGCGCATTCTACGGGAGGCTGGACTGGTGCGCGCCGAACGGCGCGGGAGCTTCGTATACTACTGCCTTCCCGACCCAGAATTGTTAGGGATTCTGGAGTCGTTGCAGGCTTGGGTAGGGGCTCATACTCCGTTGCTCAGCCCCGATGAGGATGTTGACGGCAGTACTTCCCCATTAGACCGGAGGACAAGGTCATGTGGATGA
- a CDS encoding ArsR/SmtB family transcription factor yields MKNDTVRYALFSEVFAALAHPKRLEIIHYLGEGQKNAGELAELISLSKANLSQHLSVLKARGLVHCEKCGTFCHYRLTSPKVLETCEIVRDLILDQMQTTTQLQEALATVVPLRKEHQG; encoded by the coding sequence ATGAAGAACGATACGGTTCGGTATGCGCTATTTTCTGAGGTATTTGCCGCCCTGGCGCACCCAAAACGCCTGGAAATCATCCATTATCTGGGCGAGGGACAGAAAAATGCCGGTGAATTGGCAGAACTCATCAGCCTCTCCAAAGCCAACCTTTCCCAGCACCTGAGCGTACTGAAAGCTCGGGGCTTGGTGCATTGCGAAAAGTGCGGGACCTTCTGTCACTATCGTCTAACCAGCCCCAAGGTTTTGGAAACGTGCGAGATCGTCCGCGATCTCATCCTGGACCAAATGCAGACCACTACCCAGCTTCAAGAGGCATTAGCGACGGTGGTGCCTCTACGCAAGGAGCATCAGGGATGA
- a CDS encoding TlpA disulfide reductase family protein, with the protein MLSLLKKRKFWIEFVIWIGLLIGVYAFTQWRGSPMAVKAPQQLPSLIVRSLSGRPIELPAVPKRMILINFWAPDCPACLAETPALVQLQQWFGGKSFSIIGIGVNGSTAKAVRARMRELGINYPEYLAAGQGVSQALGGVVLTPTSILVNGKGRIVGRYVGAIALPVIVWKLLWTWV; encoded by the coding sequence ATGCTTTCTTTACTGAAAAAAAGAAAGTTTTGGATAGAGTTTGTTATCTGGATCGGGCTGCTGATTGGAGTCTATGCGTTTACGCAGTGGCGAGGCAGCCCTATGGCGGTAAAAGCCCCCCAACAACTACCGAGTTTAATTGTCCGAAGCCTGAGTGGTCGGCCTATTGAACTGCCAGCGGTGCCGAAGAGAATGATCCTTATCAACTTCTGGGCACCAGACTGTCCGGCTTGCCTGGCCGAGACCCCAGCGTTGGTGCAACTGCAGCAGTGGTTCGGCGGGAAGTCCTTTAGCATTATTGGAATTGGCGTAAATGGAAGTACAGCGAAAGCCGTACGTGCGAGGATGCGCGAGTTGGGCATCAACTATCCAGAGTATCTGGCCGCCGGCCAGGGTGTCAGCCAGGCGCTAGGCGGCGTGGTCCTGACTCCCACCAGTATACTCGTCAATGGGAAGGGGCGAATCGTGGGACGCTATGTCGGGGCCATAGCGCTACCCGTGATTGTTTGGAAGTTGTTGTGGACTTGGGTTTAG
- a CDS encoding OsmC family protein: MTQQHPNGVDVQKLVATIEAVKNDPALAAFQFRARTEWHSGAHVQTHIQSFHGVKQEDQSRQQPFVLEGDEPPVLLGSNQGANAVELLLAGLTACLSVGIAYNAAARGIAIEAMRLDVTGDIDLHGFLGLSETIRAGCHDINIACHMKSDASDSAIADLLDHVQKTSPVTDMVRHPTPVHVKFVREI, from the coding sequence ATGACGCAACAGCATCCCAACGGAGTGGACGTACAGAAGCTCGTGGCCACCATTGAGGCCGTAAAAAATGATCCTGCCTTGGCCGCATTTCAGTTCCGTGCCCGCACAGAATGGCACTCTGGAGCCCATGTACAAACTCATATTCAGAGCTTCCACGGTGTCAAACAGGAAGATCAATCGCGACAACAGCCCTTTGTGTTGGAAGGTGATGAGCCGCCCGTATTGCTCGGCAGTAATCAGGGGGCCAATGCGGTTGAATTATTACTCGCTGGTCTAACAGCCTGCCTTTCGGTGGGGATCGCCTACAATGCTGCCGCACGGGGTATTGCCATCGAAGCGATGAGGCTGGATGTCACCGGTGACATCGACTTGCACGGCTTTTTGGGTCTGTCGGAAACGATTCGAGCGGGATGCCACGACATCAACATTGCCTGTCACATGAAAAGCGACGCATCGGATTCAGCCATCGCAGATCTGCTCGACCACGTTCAAAAAACATCGCCGGTCACGGACATGGTGCGTCATCCCACGCCCGTGCATGTGAAGTTTGTGCGCGAAATCTGA
- a CDS encoding class I SAM-dependent methyltransferase, protein MSVLDLCCGDGYFTAALAKQVENGEVFGLDLDEQMLAAAESACAGLRNCSFLQGDAMDLHQLLPKPVDYCLMANTFHGVPEQTALAREIARVLKPGGLFAVVNWHARPREETPVLGQARGPRTELRMTPEQVRTVVEPAGFRQVDVITLPPYHYGSLFRLRG, encoded by the coding sequence ATGTCGGTCTTGGACCTTTGCTGCGGCGATGGTTATTTCACTGCTGCCCTCGCCAAACAGGTGGAAAACGGTGAAGTCTTCGGTCTTGATCTCGACGAGCAAATGCTTGCTGCCGCGGAATCGGCGTGCGCCGGGTTGCGGAACTGTTCTTTTTTGCAAGGCGACGCCATGGATCTGCATCAACTGCTCCCGAAGCCGGTAGATTATTGCCTCATGGCCAATACCTTTCACGGCGTGCCCGAGCAGACGGCCCTGGCCCGGGAGATCGCCCGCGTCCTGAAACCAGGTGGTCTTTTCGCCGTCGTCAACTGGCATGCCCGCCCGCGGGAAGAAACACCGGTGCTGGGACAGGCACGCGGACCGCGCACGGAACTGCGCATGACGCCGGAGCAGGTGCGAACTGTGGTAGAACCCGCTGGCTTCCGACAGGTAGACGTGATTACGTTGCCCCCCTATCACTACGGTAGCCTTTTTCGACTTCGTGGATAA
- a CDS encoding MFS transporter, with protein MNSGSQETATYTRGIGVNRGQFLLQTVQVFFVGLIIGMERNVLPAMSHRFGVDSHAFLFLASFVISFGLVKGALNFVAGGLSDRIGRRRVLFLGWLAGIPIPLMIFFAPNWWWIIAANVFLGVNQAFTWTMTVTSQIDLADNHQRGLAVGINEAVGYIAVGLAGLATGYLAVVYGPRWTLLAFGLVVIALALLLLLGIQDTIHWVRAEHAQRQPSTETSKTASQASTWATFLHVSFRDATYRALCQGGVANKIADTLVWVLFPVFFRFHGLSVVQIGWITGIYAMVWGLGQFGTGHLADRIGRRPPILAGFALLAAGLAGTALVGHFTAWIATAAVMGLGMALLYPNLIAAMSDVAPPLERGRILGTYRYWRDTGYAIGGLILGLVAQWSDKILPAIWLTAAIVAISGIWIAFAVQETHPRSL; from the coding sequence ATGAACTCCGGGTCTCAGGAGACCGCGACCTATACTCGAGGAATTGGCGTCAATCGAGGTCAGTTCCTCCTGCAAACGGTTCAGGTCTTTTTCGTAGGCTTGATCATCGGCATGGAGAGAAATGTCCTTCCCGCCATGAGTCACCGTTTTGGCGTAGATAGCCACGCCTTCCTTTTTCTCGCCTCCTTTGTGATTTCCTTTGGCCTGGTAAAAGGGGCTCTAAACTTTGTCGCCGGCGGGCTATCCGATCGAATCGGTCGCAGGCGGGTGTTATTCCTGGGCTGGTTGGCGGGGATTCCTATTCCGCTAATGATCTTTTTTGCTCCCAACTGGTGGTGGATCATCGCCGCCAATGTCTTTTTGGGGGTAAACCAGGCCTTTACCTGGACCATGACCGTCACGAGCCAAATCGATCTAGCCGATAACCACCAGCGCGGCCTTGCGGTCGGCATCAATGAGGCAGTGGGGTATATCGCGGTAGGTTTGGCGGGCCTCGCAACGGGCTATCTTGCCGTCGTCTACGGTCCCCGTTGGACACTGTTGGCTTTCGGACTCGTGGTCATTGCGCTTGCGCTACTCCTGCTATTGGGGATCCAGGATACTATCCATTGGGTTCGCGCAGAGCATGCACAGCGTCAGCCATCGACCGAAACCTCAAAGACGGCTTCTCAGGCCAGCACCTGGGCGACTTTCCTGCACGTTTCTTTTCGGGACGCCACCTATCGGGCCCTCTGCCAGGGTGGGGTCGCCAACAAGATTGCCGATACCCTAGTTTGGGTCCTCTTCCCGGTCTTTTTCCGTTTTCACGGCTTGAGCGTCGTGCAAATCGGCTGGATCACCGGTATCTATGCGATGGTCTGGGGGCTCGGTCAATTTGGGACCGGACATCTAGCGGATCGCATCGGTCGCAGACCGCCCATCCTGGCAGGCTTCGCCCTGCTGGCTGCGGGGCTTGCAGGCACTGCGCTGGTCGGCCACTTCACCGCGTGGATTGCTACGGCGGCGGTCATGGGCCTGGGCATGGCCCTTCTCTATCCCAACCTGATCGCCGCCATGTCCGATGTGGCACCCCCTCTGGAACGCGGCCGGATCCTTGGCACCTATCGGTACTGGCGCGATACGGGCTACGCCATTGGCGGACTGATTCTCGGTCTGGTCGCCCAGTGGAGCGATAAAATTCTGCCGGCAATCTGGCTGACAGCAGCCATTGTTGCCATATCGGGTATATGGATTGCTTTTGCCGTCCAGGAAACCCACCCTCGCAGCCTCTAG
- a CDS encoding thioredoxin fold domain-containing protein has product MATTALPPLPKMSQNSYWKDIGQRLTYIQEGHKGPVIYDFFDPNCPYCHSMYDEEQSLIKAGQLTVRYVPVAYLMPSSTPEAAALLQSSDRVATLQHFEALAGKSFAAPMTASGPVGLPQAKATAPTIQALKTNMAILQTTHSMGVPAILYEHKNGSTGLIPGMVSHGELLTMLPNLK; this is encoded by the coding sequence ATGGCAACGACTGCACTTCCGCCTTTACCCAAAATGTCTCAAAACAGTTATTGGAAGGATATAGGTCAGCGCCTGACCTATATCCAGGAGGGACACAAAGGTCCTGTCATTTATGATTTTTTTGATCCAAATTGTCCCTATTGTCACAGCATGTATGACGAAGAGCAGTCACTGATCAAGGCAGGCCAACTTACCGTAAGGTATGTTCCAGTCGCTTACCTGATGCCCAGCAGCACGCCCGAGGCCGCTGCTCTACTGCAGTCTTCGGATCGCGTCGCCACACTGCAGCATTTTGAAGCGCTGGCGGGAAAAAGTTTCGCAGCACCGATGACGGCCAGCGGCCCGGTTGGCTTACCTCAGGCCAAAGCAACAGCCCCCACGATTCAGGCTCTGAAGACCAATATGGCTATACTGCAGACCACCCATTCCATGGGCGTACCAGCCATACTGTATGAGCACAAAAATGGCAGCACAGGATTAATTCCGGGCATGGTCTCCCATGGGGAACTGCTGACTATGCTCCCGAATCTGAAATGA
- a CDS encoding MarR family transcriptional regulator → MESSKPDEPEKSGKEKGDSAKSGSGNPMEMGMGMMKKMMGQGGGSPMAMMQKMMNQHGEGAEGGNPMQQMMGSCMAMCSEMLETMQRTTALAAYAQPELHQLFEEWLAAREDEVLHRIEQAGSQDPDALAGMLSLSSASVTVLLARLQNQGKIHLKAESVRAS, encoded by the coding sequence ATGGAATCATCAAAACCCGATGAACCGGAAAAAAGTGGCAAGGAAAAAGGCGATTCTGCAAAGTCCGGGAGTGGAAACCCCATGGAGATGGGCATGGGAATGATGAAAAAAATGATGGGACAAGGCGGTGGGAGTCCCATGGCGATGATGCAGAAGATGATGAACCAGCACGGGGAAGGCGCGGAAGGTGGCAATCCCATGCAACAAATGATGGGATCGTGCATGGCGATGTGCTCGGAAATGCTGGAAACCATGCAGCGCACCACCGCGCTCGCGGCCTATGCCCAGCCGGAGCTGCACCAACTTTTTGAAGAATGGCTCGCGGCCCGAGAGGATGAAGTTCTCCATCGGATTGAACAAGCCGGTAGCCAGGATCCAGACGCCCTGGCGGGGATGCTTTCCCTGAGTTCGGCAAGTGTGACGGTATTACTGGCTCGCCTACAAAACCAGGGAAAGATCCATCTCAAAGCGGAGAGTGTCAGGGCATCTTGA
- a CDS encoding MBL fold metallo-hydrolase encodes MFFKQRASADGTLSYFYGCGGKGFAVAVDVVAGDEDWFLEEAQKAAVAISFVIDTHIHADHLSGGRALAERVGAPYCMHESDVDLVQFAIRGLHDGEVLKTGNVVTQVLYTPGHTLDSLCLLVSDRRRSADPWFALTGDTLFVGGVGRPDLGGTPEEMAGKLFDSLHQKLLTLPDDLEIFPGHAAGSVCGAGLSGKPSSTLGFEKRWDPYLTMKREAFVRSLTADIPEKPADMARMVAINLGKAA; translated from the coding sequence ATGTTCTTCAAACAACGCGCAAGCGCCGACGGTACCTTGTCCTACTTCTACGGATGTGGAGGCAAGGGCTTCGCAGTAGCCGTGGATGTGGTAGCGGGCGACGAGGACTGGTTCCTCGAAGAGGCACAGAAGGCTGCAGTTGCCATTAGCTTCGTCATCGACACCCACATTCACGCGGATCACCTATCTGGCGGGCGGGCCTTGGCGGAACGGGTTGGCGCACCGTACTGCATGCACGAAAGCGATGTAGACTTGGTGCAGTTTGCGATTCGCGGCCTTCACGACGGCGAAGTCCTGAAAACTGGAAATGTCGTAACGCAAGTGCTCTACACCCCCGGCCATACCCTGGACAGCCTCTGTCTTCTGGTCAGCGATCGGCGGAGAAGTGCCGACCCCTGGTTTGCCCTAACCGGTGACACGCTCTTTGTTGGCGGAGTGGGACGCCCCGATCTGGGTGGAACGCCGGAGGAAATGGCGGGAAAACTCTTCGACAGCCTTCACCAAAAACTGCTCACCCTGCCCGATGACTTGGAGATTTTCCCGGGGCACGCGGCCGGGAGCGTCTGCGGTGCGGGCCTGTCCGGGAAGCCCTCTTCGACTCTGGGTTTTGAAAAACGTTGGGACCCTTACCTCACCATGAAGCGCGAGGCTTTCGTTCGTTCGCTTACCGCGGACATTCCCGAAAAGCCCGCCGATATGGCGCGCATGGTTGCCATCAATCTGGGGAAAGCAGCATGA
- a CDS encoding DsrE family protein, which translates to MTQALIILHAGPDLENPRADTAVRLAGAMLADNKDVRLFLAGQGVQLLRPSPMANDSTRALLGELLELGLEVQCCGSSLKAQAMETLPPGVHKSSMKGLSTWISAADEIVCF; encoded by the coding sequence ATGACCCAAGCTTTAATTATCCTGCATGCGGGTCCAGACTTGGAAAACCCCCGCGCCGATACGGCGGTACGACTCGCCGGGGCCATGTTGGCAGACAATAAGGACGTCCGATTGTTTCTTGCGGGACAAGGGGTACAACTTCTGCGACCCAGTCCTATGGCCAACGACAGCACCCGCGCGTTGCTGGGGGAATTGCTGGAATTGGGCCTGGAGGTCCAGTGCTGCGGAAGCTCTTTAAAAGCGCAAGCCATGGAAACATTGCCGCCTGGAGTCCACAAAAGCTCCATGAAAGGTCTCTCTACCTGGATCAGCGCGGCAGACGAAATCGTGTGTTTCTGA
- a CDS encoding SHOCT domain-containing protein: MPWGWIFPLIFLVLMVVFMVFMMRGGMGGGPMCGGSHKTSGSAETPRETLDRRYARGEITREEYQQMRKDLEG, encoded by the coding sequence ATGCCATGGGGGTGGATCTTTCCGCTGATTTTTTTGGTGCTGATGGTGGTTTTTATGGTTTTCATGATGCGCGGTGGCATGGGCGGCGGCCCCATGTGCGGTGGTTCCCACAAAACGTCCGGATCCGCAGAAACGCCGCGAGAAACCCTGGACCGGCGCTATGCCCGGGGGGAGATCACTCGAGAAGAGTACCAGCAAATGCGCAAGGATCTGGAAGGGTAA
- a CDS encoding thioredoxin fold domain-containing protein: protein MKNRFRTKAQKWLFTGILGCSLLLSGMPFAIAQTPTAPPKKMTAAILWNQILAHHITYIQEGHSGPVIYDFQDPNCPYCHVMYEHEAPLIKAGKLTVRYVPVAFLTPQSPAEAAAWLQSPHPLRALKHFETIVGPALRSGSYRQLPKATPTAKTTAELKQNLDMMSALGFEGTPAILYRVKNGQLGRIPGMISEKQLTELLPHLQ, encoded by the coding sequence ATGAAAAACCGCTTCAGAACAAAAGCCCAGAAATGGCTATTTACCGGAATACTGGGTTGTAGCTTGTTGCTATCTGGTATGCCTTTCGCCATTGCGCAGACTCCGACCGCACCACCCAAGAAAATGACGGCAGCCATTCTCTGGAACCAAATTCTGGCCCATCACATCACCTACATTCAAGAAGGGCATAGCGGTCCCGTGATCTATGATTTTCAAGACCCCAATTGCCCCTACTGTCATGTCATGTATGAGCATGAAGCACCCCTGATCAAAGCGGGAAAGCTCACAGTGCGCTATGTTCCCGTTGCGTTCCTGACACCCCAGAGTCCCGCAGAAGCGGCCGCCTGGCTCCAGTCACCCCATCCCTTGAGGGCGTTAAAACACTTCGAGACTATTGTGGGTCCTGCACTTCGCAGTGGTAGCTACCGCCAGCTGCCCAAGGCCACCCCCACGGCCAAAACGACAGCAGAATTAAAACAGAACCTCGACATGATGAGTGCTCTGGGCTTTGAGGGGACTCCAGCCATCCTTTATCGGGTTAAAAACGGGCAACTGGGTCGCATTCCAGGAATGATTTCAGAAAAGCAGCTCACCGAATTGTTGCCGCATTTGCAATAA
- the dsbD gene encoding protein-disulfide reductase DsbD codes for MLLPSQPAWANAPFLSPMASASPFLAPAKAFRFKAHMAPNNIVVLQWIAAPKYHLYRNRITVHLTPSSAQLGPYTLPPGKPMHIPGVGTLAVYEGDTTTIRVPVHFTGSPPKHIQVTSSFQGCANAGVCYPLETKAYTLIPTAVTRNTATMATTSSTPPHPTASPAMQIHPARASGQYSQFAAGLNGSEIPLTLLLFFIAGLGLAFTPCIFPMIPILSSLVVGHGDAQMTTRQSRRHAFWISLAYVLGMALTYAVAGVAAAVTGSYLQAFFQNPWVLSGFSALFVLLALSMFGFYELQMPTAIQSRLSRYGKGGHFSSAFIMGILSALIVGPCVAAPLAGALLFIAHTGNLLLGGIALFLLALGMGVPLLVIGTSAGHFLPKAGAWMNGVKAIFGVVLLGVAIWFLSRILPGPLTLALWAALAIISSVYMGAFHSASNAQNREHGGWKHFAQGFGLLVFAYGIALGIGALAGGTLVLEPLAPFVDRDVTATTPQNATPHFTMVRSLSQLQAALTAAKGHPVLVDFWAKWCVECQRMDVETYDNPRVEHALQPLTLIRVDVTASNAASRELLHHFQLFGPPAVLLVNPDGRMVAQYEGYEGPETLLQHLQQKLVN; via the coding sequence ATGTTGCTCCCATCTCAGCCGGCATGGGCCAATGCGCCTTTTTTGTCCCCGATGGCGAGTGCTTCACCGTTTCTGGCGCCGGCCAAGGCCTTTCGCTTCAAAGCGCACATGGCGCCCAACAATATTGTGGTTCTTCAATGGATCGCGGCGCCGAAGTACCACCTCTACCGTAACCGCATCACGGTACACCTTACACCGTCATCCGCGCAGCTAGGACCTTATACCTTGCCACCGGGCAAACCCATGCACATTCCAGGAGTGGGCACACTGGCTGTGTATGAAGGAGACACCACCACCATTCGGGTACCCGTGCATTTCACCGGCAGTCCGCCAAAACATATCCAGGTGACCAGCAGTTTTCAGGGTTGTGCCAATGCCGGAGTGTGTTACCCATTGGAGACCAAGGCCTATACGCTCATACCGACAGCCGTCACTCGCAACACGGCCACAATGGCCACGACATCCAGTACGCCTCCACACCCAACCGCATCGCCAGCGATGCAAATCCATCCGGCACGCGCATCCGGTCAATACAGCCAGTTCGCTGCTGGATTAAATGGTTCAGAGATTCCCCTCACGCTCTTGTTGTTTTTTATCGCCGGATTGGGCTTGGCCTTCACACCCTGCATTTTCCCGATGATTCCAATTTTGTCGTCGCTCGTGGTTGGTCATGGGGACGCACAGATGACGACTCGACAATCGCGTAGGCACGCATTCTGGATTTCATTGGCCTATGTGCTCGGTATGGCACTCACCTATGCGGTGGCCGGCGTGGCCGCTGCCGTAACAGGCTCCTACCTGCAGGCATTTTTCCAAAATCCCTGGGTGTTGAGCGGATTCAGTGCGCTGTTTGTGCTGCTGGCACTTTCCATGTTTGGCTTTTATGAATTGCAGATGCCAACGGCCATACAATCGCGCCTCTCCCGGTATGGGAAAGGGGGACACTTTTCCAGCGCCTTTATTATGGGCATCCTGTCTGCCCTGATTGTTGGCCCCTGCGTGGCAGCACCGCTGGCCGGCGCTTTGCTATTCATTGCCCACACCGGCAACCTGCTCCTGGGCGGGATAGCCTTGTTCCTTCTGGCACTGGGGATGGGCGTTCCGTTACTGGTTATTGGCACCTCGGCCGGACATTTTCTACCGAAGGCCGGTGCCTGGATGAATGGCGTTAAAGCCATTTTTGGGGTCGTCTTGCTTGGGGTGGCCATCTGGTTTCTATCCCGAATCCTACCCGGTCCGCTTACGCTCGCATTGTGGGCAGCTCTGGCTATCATTTCCAGTGTGTACATGGGGGCATTCCATTCTGCTTCCAACGCGCAAAACCGTGAGCATGGCGGCTGGAAACACTTTGCGCAGGGATTCGGATTGCTGGTCTTTGCGTATGGCATCGCACTGGGCATAGGGGCATTGGCTGGCGGTACTCTGGTGCTTGAACCTTTGGCGCCTTTTGTCGATCGGGACGTGACAGCAACCACTCCGCAGAACGCAACCCCCCACTTCACAATGGTTCGCAGCCTGTCTCAATTACAAGCCGCACTGACCGCTGCAAAAGGGCATCCGGTGTTGGTGGACTTTTGGGCAAAGTGGTGCGTTGAGTGCCAGCGTATGGACGTCGAAACCTACGATAATCCACGCGTTGAGCACGCCTTGCAGCCTCTAACCCTGATTCGGGTGGATGTCACCGCCAGTAATGCTGCGTCCAGAGAACTGTTGCATCATTTTCAGCTTTTCGGACCGCCGGCCGTTTTGCTGGTCAATCCAGATGGGCGCATGGTTGCGCAATATGAAGGTTATGAAGGACCAGAAACGTTGCTACAGCATCTGCAACAAAAGCTGGTCAATTGA
- a CDS encoding DUF692 domain-containing protein, which yields MTANLPMGIGLRAPHVDEVLDTKPDIGACEVYSEDYMSAGVSWLNALDHIRSAYPLSLHGVGLSIASADSLNMNYLRRLRALIDRYEPLRVSDHLAWCSLNNRYFSDQYPVPRRRFVLRHLVSRVHKVQDFLRRPILLENIATYLKPDWADEYSETDFLIELVEQAGCELLLDVENLSINVLNHGGDPATFIESLPRNAVTEIHLAGGEQVTLNGSTVHVDTHSREPSPATQSLFRQASDRFPNALRILEWDADLPALPILLATAQCCVSGMIQ from the coding sequence ATGACCGCGAACCTCCCCATGGGGATTGGTCTACGTGCCCCGCACGTGGATGAAGTCCTCGATACCAAACCGGATATCGGGGCATGTGAGGTGTATAGCGAAGATTACATGAGTGCGGGAGTTTCCTGGCTTAATGCGCTGGATCACATTCGCTCTGCTTATCCCCTAAGTCTTCATGGCGTTGGTCTGTCCATTGCTTCTGCAGACAGCCTGAATATGAATTATCTGCGCAGGCTGCGCGCCCTGATCGATCGATATGAGCCATTACGAGTATCGGATCATCTCGCTTGGTGTTCCCTGAATAATCGCTATTTCAGTGATCAGTATCCCGTTCCACGGCGGCGCTTTGTTTTAAGACATCTGGTATCGCGTGTGCATAAGGTCCAGGATTTTCTGAGACGACCAATTTTATTGGAAAATATTGCCACCTATCTGAAACCTGATTGGGCGGACGAATATTCGGAAACGGATTTTCTGATCGAGTTGGTAGAACAAGCGGGGTGCGAGCTGCTGCTGGATGTTGAGAACCTATCCATCAATGTTCTGAATCATGGTGGGGATCCAGCTACCTTTATCGAAAGTTTACCCCGGAATGCCGTGACAGAAATTCATTTGGCCGGCGGCGAACAGGTTACTCTGAATGGATCCACTGTACATGTCGACACGCACAGCCGCGAACCCAGCCCTGCGACCCAGAGCCTGTTCCGCCAAGCCAGTGATCGCTTTCCCAACGCGCTCCGCATATTGGAGTGGGATGCTGACCTGCCGGCATTACCGATCTTGTTAGCGACAGCCCAATGCTGTGTCTCCGGTATGATCCAATGA